GTGAAACTTCCCGCCCACAACCCCATAGAGTCGTAGTTACCGGCGGCAGCGGACGACTTGGACACTATGTGGTCGAACAACTCCACAAGAATTTCTCGGTAAAAGTTCTCGATCTTCGCCCTCCCCGGCAGAATGTGGACTTTGCTCAGGCGAATGTTCTGGACCTCGATACATTGCGCAAAGAGTTCGCTGGCGCCGATGCGGTCATTCATCTTGCCGCAATCGATTTCGATCACCAGGCAAAACCTGAAGACTATATCCATGTAAATGTCCAAGGAACCTGGAACGTACTTCAGGCCGCCAATGAACTGGGCATCCAGCGGGTCGTTCTTTGTTCCAGTATTTCCGCCTGCGGCCTTTCGGAGGCCCATCCGTCCTTCATCCCGGAGTATCTGCCGGTGGATGAAGAACACCCCCACTCTCCCATCCAGGCCTACAGCGTCAGCAAGCAACTGATGGAGAACATGGCGGCCAGCTTCGTTCGCCGTGGCGACATCCAGGTGGTCTGCCTTCGCCCGATGATGGTGCTGATACCCGAGAACATCGCCCCCACGGTCACCCGTGCGGACGACCAGGCGTCCCGTTGGCTGTTCTACTACATCACCCCCGAGGACTGTGCCCGCGCCTTCGAGGCCGCATTGCGCGCCACCCATATCGACAGCGGCAACTTCTTCGTCACCGCGCAGGACAGCTGCCGCGCGGAACCGACCCTCCAATGGGTAGAGCGGGTATTCGGCAAGCTCCCGGAAATCCGCGACCGGGAACGCTACGAATGCGATCCCTACGCCTCGATCTTCTCCGGCGACAAGGCCCGCCAGGCATTCGACTTCGTCCCCCGGAGCAACTGGCGGGAAATCATCGGCTCCTGAGCCATCACGCCGGCTCCGGCGAGCCGGCCTGCTTTCCATTTCGCGACGGAGGATGCACATCCTTAGCTGAACTTGCGTGCATGAAACGAACCCTGGTCGAGGGTCCTGTCCGACTCGAAGCCCCTCGACGCACCCACGAAAGAAAACAATTAGAACGGGGTATATGTAATGACTGTGATCACTGGATCCGATACGGCAACGCTCGTGAATCGTTCAAGCAACGTCAGTCATGGTTCTTCGATTATTGACGACAGCCCGATGACGTTCTTCCACTGGCGCCTGCTGTTGCAGTCCGCCGGCGGCCCCTTCCTCGATGGCTGGTTGCTGAGCATCATTGGTGTTGCGCTGATCGGCATGACCCCCGCACTCGGGCTGTCGGGTACGGATCTGAGTCTGGCGGGCGCCGCGGCGCTCATCGGCATCTTCTTCGGCGGGCTGATATTCGGGCGCATGACCGACGTCATCGGCCGCCAGCTCATGTACACCATCGATCTCATCGTGCTGGTGGTCGGTTCCGTTCTCTGCGCCTTCGTCGACAGCGTCTGGCAGATCATCCTGCTGCGCTTCCTGATTGGTGTCGCCATCGGCGCGGACTACCCCATCGCGACCTCCCTGCTCGCGGAATGGCTCCCGACCAAGCGGCGGGCAGCGATGCTCGGCTCCCTGGTGGTGGCTTGGTTCCTCGGTGCGACGGTCGCGACATTCCTGGGCTTCGCGATGGTCGAGTTCCTCGGCGAAGACTCCTGGCGCTGGATGCTCGCCAGCTCCGGCGTACCGGGCCTGATCATCCTGCTCATGCGTATCGGTACCCCCGAATCGCCGCGCTGGCTGATTTCGAAGGGACGCATCGAGGAAGCCGAGGCGGTGGTGCGGAAGATCTATGGCCAGGATGCGGACCTCTCGTCCATTCGCGAGGCCGAGTCGATCCGTCCCCAGCGCCTCGGCTACTCGGCGCTGCTTCAAGGCGAATACCTCAAGCGCACCTTCTTCTGCGGCATGTTCTACCTCTGCGCCGTCACCCCGGTCTTCGCGATCTATACCTTCGGCCCCGTCATGCTGTCGGCGTTCGGCCTGAACGAAGGCAACCTGAGCAACATCGGCTATGCACTGATCAGCCTGCTGTTCCTGCTCGGCTGCCTGCCGGCGCTGCGACTCTCCGAGACGGTCGGACGCCGCCCCCTGCTGCTGTGGTCCTTCGCCCTGATGATCCTGCCGTTCCTGGCCCTGGGAATCGCGCCCAATGCGCCGGTCGCGCTGATCATCTTCTGGTTCTGCCTGTACGCGGTCGCGTCCGGCGGACCGAACATCCTCGAATGGTCCTATCCGAACGAGCTCTTCCCCACCGATATCCGCGCTACCGCGATGGGCGTCATCACCGCCGTCAGCCGTATCGGAGCCGCCCTGGGTACCTTCCTGCTGCCGCTGTCTCTCGAGCACTACGGTGACGGCGCAACCATGCTGATCATGGCGGGCATGACCGCCGTGGGCTTCATCATCTCGTTCATGCTGGCGCCAGAAACCAAGGGCCGGTCGCTGTCGGAGGCCAGCGGCATCTGATCGATGAACGCAATCGCCAGGCCGAGCCCTGGCGATTGCCCACGTTCCGCGCCGCCGCCGGCGTTTATTTCGTACGCCCTTCGGCGCGTTACAGCTCGGGGCTACCAGCGAAGTGTTCAAGGCCCGGATCGAGGGGCCATTCGCCGGGAGCGCACGTGGGAAACGCCGGCCACTCGCCCATCCGACGTTCCAGCTGCGCCAGGAGAAAGCATCTCTACCAGGCCACAGGTTTGCCAACGCTGGCCAGCAGCCGCCGGGAAACGGCAGACTGTCCACGACGCACCGAGGAACCCGTCATGGAATGCCCAGGCCCGCCCACCCTGCATACCGCGCGTTTGCTGCTTACGCCAATACGACTGGCCGACGCCGAGGCCATCCAGCGTCTGTTCCCGCACTGGGAAGTGGTGCGCTACCTGGATCGCCGCGTGCCCTGGCCCTACCCGACCGACGGTGCGCTGGTCTATGTGCGCGACGTGGTGCTGCCGGCCATGACCCGTGGCGAGGAATGGCACTGGATGATCCGCCTCGCCGGCGAGCCGGAGGATGCCATCGGCAGCATCTCGCTGTTCGATCAGCCGGGCGGTCACCGCGGCTTCTGGCTGGCGCCCGCCTGGCAGGGCCGCGGCTACATGAGCGAGGCCTGCGAGGCGATCAACCGCTTCTGGTTCCAGACCCTGGGCCGGCCGCTGATGCAGGTGCCCAAGGCCGCCCCCAACGAAGGTTCGCGGCGTATCTCAGAACGCGAGGGCATGCGTCTGGTGGGCCGCGACCAAGGTCACTTCGTCAGCGGCGTGCTGCCACGGGAAACCTGGGAGCTTACCCGGGAAGAGTGGCTGGCGCGCCATGCAGACGACTGAGCAGGCCTGGCAGGGCGAACTGTGGCTCGGCGCGGACTTCTGCCTCGTCGCCGGCACCACCGGCCACGCGCGCGCCCACGCCCACTACGCGCACCAGTTGCTGATGGCCCGCGAGGGCGAGGTCACGGCGCTGATCGACGAGCAGCCGCAGCGGGCTGCGCTGCTGGTGATCGCCTCCAACCAGCGCCACGCGATCCTCGACAGGGACCAGAGCGCCGTCACCCTGTTCGCCGAGCCGCTGGCCTTCGAACTGGCCGATCTTGAACGACTCTGCCGGCTGATCGGGCCCGACCTGCAAGGGCTCGCATCAGCTCTGCGCGAACTGCCGCGCCGGCAGCTCGACCCGCGCCTGGAGAAAGCCCTGCAACGCATCCGCGCGCTGGGCGACGGCGCGCTGCCCGCCCAGGCGCTCGCCGAGGAAGCCTCGCTCTCGCTGAGCCAGCTGGAACGGCTGTTCAGCGGCACGCTGGGCCTGTCGGTGCGCCGGCTGGTGCTCTGGCAACGGCTGCGTCAGGCGCTGTGGCTGGCCATGACGGGCGACAGCCTGACCAGTGCCGCCATCGCGGCGGGCTTCGCCGATTCCGCGCACTTCTCCCGCAGCGTGCGCAGTCAGTTCGGCATCCGTGCCGACCTGACGCTACGCCAGTTGAAGCTGCGCCTGCTCGATTAACACGACACCTCTGTCGATCCACGTCTGCCGGGGCGATGAGTTTCGCGGACAAGGTCCGCTCTTACGCCAGCGGTCACGACGGAGCTGACCTGCAGGAGCGAGCTTGCTCGCGAACCTTCCTGTCAGCGCGTACCGATTCCCGCACGCCGCAGCGCTACCGGCAACGGCGCTGGCGGATAAGCCACCTCGACACGACGGAACGGCTCGGCCAACTGATCGAAGTACGCCACCGGGTAGTCGGGGCGGTCGCCGATGCCCAGGTCATCTTCCGCCAGCGCGTAGTCCGGCAGGTGCAGCGCCGTGCCCAGCAGGCGATCCCAGAAGCTGAAGAACAGCGCGAAGTTCACATCCCCCGCCGTGCCGTATTTCAGGTGGTGCAGGCGATGCAGCGGCGCCCAGGCGAACAGGTGGCGCAGTGCGCCGATGCGCATGTCCACATTGCTGTGCTGCAGCAGCAACTGGATGGCGATGGCGAACGCCAGCAGCGCCGCAACTTCCAGCGGAATACCCAGCAACAGCAGCGGCAGCGTGCCGCCGAGGGCTTCGAGCATCTGGTGCAGCGGATGCTTCATCAGCCCGTTGAAGCCATACATGCGGGTGACGCCGTGGTGCACCGCATGCAAGCGCCACAACAGCGGCGAACGGTGGCTGGCGTAATGCACCAGCGTCACGCCGAGATCAGCGATCAGCAGCGCCACCAGCAGTTGCAGCCCCAGCGGCCAATCCGTTGGCCACAGTTCGAAATGCGGCAGCCACAAGGCCACCAGCGGAATCGTCGCAATCCCCAGAGCATTCAACGTCTCGTTGACCAGCGCGTGGAGCAGGTCGCGGGCGCCATCTCCGTGGTTCTCGTTCCAGCCCGCTCGATAGGGCCAGAGCCGTTCGGCCAGGAAGGCCAGCAGGACCGCCAGGGGCAACAGCGCCGGCAGGCAGATCAGCGATACGTCCGCACCGACCAGGTACAGCGCCAGGCCGATGAAGCCGAAGAAGAACGCGGGGGCGTAGAGGTGTCGCATGGTGCAGCTCCAGTGCAGGAAGAGCCGCCAGTTTCGTCGCAGCGCCGTCAGTCGCGCTTGAACAATCCGCGCATTCAACGCCGCCAGGCACACCCCAGTGCGCTGAGCGCCAGTACCAGTGCCGCGCCGGCGTAGGCCCAGAGTGCCGGCACCTGCGGCAGCAGCACGCCCGCCAGGATCGGCCCGAGCCCCGCCCCGATGTCGCGCCACACCGCGTTGCCCGCCAGCGCCTGGATACGCGCCTGCGGGTTGCGCTGCGCCACCAGCGTCACCACCAGCGGCAGTTGCAACGCGCGCAGCACCAGCACGAAGAAGGCGCCGACGAACAGCCAGTAGCTGCCGAACATCAGCAGCGCCAGCGAGGTGGCCAGTGACAGCACGACCAGCATGCGCAGCGCGCCGAAGCGATCGGCCAGGCGCCCGCCGAAGGGGCTGAAGAGCATCTCGCTGAGATAGCGCACCGCCATCAGCACGCCCGCCACCAGCACGCCGGTGCCGCCCAGGTGAGTCTGCGCGTAGAGCGACAGGCCGAAGACGAACAGGCCGTCGAGGGTCACGCCTTCGATGAAGGACCAGGTGGCGATGCTGTCCGGCAGACGCAGGCGGCGGCCGCTATTGGCAGGGATGTCGTGCCCCCTGTCGGGCAGCGCGCGGGCGCGCCAGAGGCCGCACAGGGCGCTGACGCAGAGGACGAAGAAGATGCTGCGCGGGCCCAGCGCCTGGGCCATCAACGCGCCCAGCGGGAGGAACAGCATCGGCCCGATGGAGAGGGTCGCCCGCGAGCGCCCGGCGCGACGTGCGGCGCCCTGTGCTTCAGCGGTGGCGAGGGTCTGGGTGCTGAGGTTGAACGTGGCGAAGCACAGGCCCCAGACCAGCCTCAGGACCAGCAGCACGGCGAAGCCGGACAGGGTCGCGTTGCCCAGCGCACAGGCCGCTGCCGCGAAGGCCGCAAGGCTGCACGCGGCGCGGTCGCCGTGGCGGCCGTAGAAGCGCACCACCCAGCCGTAGCCGACGATACGCACCAGCCGGTTGGCCGCCAGCAGGATGCCCGCTTCCACCAGGGTTACGCCGAAATCGGCGGCGTACATCGGCAGCAGCAGGTACAGCAGCACGTCGCTGGGCAGGCACAGGCTGAGCACCTGGGCGGAGTTGCGCGAATCTCGGTCGGCTCGCTGCAGGGCAGGCGCGGAAGCGGACGACATGACAGCCTCGTGACAACGACGGGGGCCGCAGGATAACCCGCGCCCCGCCCCGCAGGACAAGCCTTACGCCGACGCCGGCCGCTGTGCTATTGCGCGAGAGAGCGCAGGAAGGAGGCGATCACCTGGCTGCTGCGGCGCTCGGCGAGGTAGTACAGGTAGGTCTCGGTACACACCGGGTCGCCACTGATGCGGATGGCCTTCAGCCGCGGGTCGGCGATGTACTCCGCCTCGGACACCACGCCAATGCCGATGCCGCGGATCGCCGCCTCTCGCAGGGCTTCGCGGCTGCCTATCTCCATGGCGATGCGCGGCGTCACGTCGGCCTTGTCCAGCGTGCGCTCCAGCGCCACGCGGGTGGTCGAGCCCTGCTCTCGACGCAGCAGCGGCTGGCCCTGCAAGGCTTGCAGGGGTACCTCCTCGTTACGCGCGAACGGGTGGTCGATGTGGGCGAAGAGGATCACCGGATGGCGCGCATACAACTGCGCGACGAACGCCGGATCGTCATGCAGCCCGGCGAGCACACCGACGTCGGTGACATAGTTTTCCAGGTCGGCGAGCACCAAGGCGGAGTTGCCGATGCGGATCGACACGTCGATCTGCGGGTAATCGCGGCGGTACAGGTCGACCATCTCGATCACATGGAACGGCCCCACCGCGCCGACCTTCAGCTGCCCGCGGTTGAGCTGGCCGGAATCGCGCAGCAGGTTGGTCGCCTCCGATTCGAGCATCGACATCTGCTGGGCGATCGGCAGCAGCGCGCGGCCCACCGCGGTCAACTCGATGCGCCGGCCACGGCGGTGGAACAGCTCGACGTTGAACTCGCGCTCCAGGCCCTGGATCTGCGTGGTCGCGGTCGGCTGGCTGAGGCCGATGGCCCTGGCTCCGGCGCTGAAGCTGGCGTGGCGGGCCACGGCGAGGAAGGTGCGCAGGCGGGCGGTGGACATCCATAGCTCCTATCAATGGATTTGTGCTCGAACCCATATTGATTTGATGGCGTGACTGTCACATGACAGCCCTAGCTTTGGCGCTACCGAACACAACCTCCGGGTAACGCCATGACTTCGCTGACCAGACTGTTCCGCTTCGCCGTGCTGCCGCTCGCCTTCGCCTCCGCCTTGGCTTCCACTGCCCAGGCGCAGGACGCCCTCACCGTCGGCCTGATTCCCTCCGAGGATTCCCAGGCCATGATCAAGAGCAGCCAGCTGGTCCTCGACCAGTTGCAGGAACGCCTGGGGATGCCGGTGAAGCCCTTCGTGGCCACCGACTACAACGGCGTGATCGAAGCGCTGCGCGCCGGCAAGCTCGACGTCGCCTATCTCGGCCCGTTCTCCTACGTGCTGGCGCATCAGGTCGCCGGCGCCGACGCCTTCGCCGTGGCGGTGACCAGGAAGACCGGCACCAGCGCCTACCACAGCCTGATCATCGCCCGTCAGGACAGCGGCATCCGCAGCCTGGACGACCTCAAGGGCCACACCTTCGCCTTCGTCGACCCCAGTTCCGCCTCCGGCCACCTGTTCCCCAAGGCCGGCCTGGAGCAGTCCGGCCATGACCCAAAGGCGCTGTTCTCGCGGGTGATCTTCTCCGGCTCCCACGACGCCAGCATCCTCGCCGTGGCGAACCGCAAGGTGGACGCCGCCGCCGTGGCCGACCGCATTCTTGCCGGCGCGATCAGCTCGGGGCAGGTCAAGCAGGACGACATCCAGGTGGTGTGGAAGTCCGACGACATCCCCGAATCGCCCATGGTCTGGCGCAAGAACCTCGACCCGGAACTGCAGCAGAAACTGGTTGCCGCGTTCGCCTCGATCAAGGACGTGCCGTGGGGCGACCAGGGCCAGCTGAATGGCTTCCAGCCCACCAACGACGCCGCCTACAACGTCGTGCGCGACACCGCCAAGGTGCTCGACCTCGACCTGCGGAGCCTGAAATGATCCGCGTCGCCCAACTAACCAAGGGCTACGGCGACAACCCGGTTCTGCGCGGGATCGACCTGCGCATCGAGGCCGGCGAGTTCGTGGTGATCCTCGGTCAGTCCGGCGCCGGCAAGTCCACCCTGCTGCGCTGCATGAACCGCCTGGCCCAGGCCGACGGCGGCGAATTGCAGGTGGCCGGCGTCGACGCCATGCAGGCGCGCGATACCCGCGAGCTGCGGCGGCGGGTGGCGATGATCTTCCAGCACCACAACGTGGTGCCGCGCCTGTCGGTGCTGAAGAACGTGCTCACCGGGCGCCTGGGCTGCGTCGGCACCCTCGCCTCGGTGCTGCAGCTGTTCAGCCGCGATGACGTCGCCCTGGCCCGCGAATGCCTGCGCCGGGTGGAGCTGGAACACAAGGCGGAAGCGCGCACCGACTCCCTCTCCGGCGGACAGATGCAGCGCGTGGGCATCGCCCGTGCGCTGGCCCAGCGGCCGCAGGTGATCCTCGCCGACGAACCGGTGGCCAGCCTCGACCCGAAGACCGCGCATCTGGTCATGCACTACCTGCGCGAGGCCACCCGCAAGCTGGGCATCACCGTGGTGTGCAACCTGCACCAGGTAGACCTGGCGCGGGAGTTCGGCGACCGCATCGTCGGCCTCGCCAACGGCCGCCTGGTGTTCGACGGCAGCCGCGAACAACTGGACGACGCGGCCCTGCAGCGCATCTACCAGCAACGCCCGTGCAGCGAGGCAACCGTCTACCAGGCGGCCGCCCGCGCGGTCTACGCCAGCGAAACAGGAGCCGGAGCATGAACCTGCGCAGCCACCACTGGATGGTCGAGATGCCGCACACCAAGCGCGGCTGGCTGACCACCGGCGCCGCCGTGCTGGCGGTGCTCTACCTGTTGCACTGGAGCGCCGAGGGCGCCCAACTGAGCTGGAGCGAACTGGCCAACGGCCTGCCGCAGATCGGCGACTTCCTGAGCCGCTCGCTGCCGCCGGACCTGAGCATCCTCCCCAGCCTCTGGCGCCCGGCGCTGGAGACCCTGCAGATCGCCCTCTGGGGCACCCTGCTGGGCATCGTGCTGGCCGTGCCGCTGGGCTTTCTCGCCGCGCGCAACCTGCACGGCAACCGCTGGCTGTACCTCGCCACGCGCCAGCTGCTCAACGTGATCCGCAGCATCAACGAACTGATCCTCGCCCTGGTGTTCGTCTCCGCCGTGGGCCTTGGGCCCTTCCCCGGCGTGCTGGCCCTGGCGCTGCACGGCGTGGGCATGCTCGGCAAGTTCTTCGCCGAGAGCATCGAGGAAATCGACCAGGGCCCGATCGAGGCGCTGCAGGCCACCGGTGCGCGGCCGTTGCAGGTGATCGTCTTCGGCGTGCTGCCGCAGGTGATCACCGCCTGGATCGCCGTGGTGCTCTACCGCTTCGAGGTCAACCTGCGCTCGGCCACCGTGCTCGGCATGGTCGGTGCTGGCGGCCTGGGCTTCGAACTGGTCAGCAGCCTGAAGCTGTTCAAGTACCAGGAGACCGCCACCTGCATCGTCGTCATCACCGTCATGGTGGTGCTTGCCGACCTGCTCTCCAACCGCCTGCGCCACGCCATCCAGGGTAACGGACGGCACTGACCGCCTGGGCCCCAACCTCTCCCCCTTCCGCCCCAACCTCCTGCCGCGTGTGCCTGCCGGGCACACGCTTGGCAGGCGCACGCCTGGAGTTTGCCCAAGATGCCCGCACCCGCCGTTATCGGTCTGGCCGATGCCCACCTGCGATCAATCGATTGGAACGAAACCGACGAGGCCCCGAGCATGGCCGCACGTTCAAACAACAACAAGGAACTGCCCATGCCTGCCCGATTCCACAATCCGGTCGCCACCGTTTTCGGCGGCGGCAGCCTGGACCGCATCGCCGACCTGTGCGAAGGCAAGGTCGCCCTGGTGACCTTTCCCGAAGCCGCGCAACTGGGGCTGATCGACCGTGTCCGCAGCCTGCTCGGCGAGCGCCTCGCCTACGTCATCGACGACGTGCAGCCCAACCCCGACGTGGCCTGGCTGCGCGATGTGCACGAGCGCTTCTGGCGCGAAGCAGCGGACTGCAGCACCGTCTTCGCCCTTGGCGGAGGCAGCGCCATCGACACCGCCAAGGCGCTGATCGTCGGCACCGCTTCCGGGCACTTCGACGAGCTGCTCGACCTACTGGCCGCCGGCAAGCCCTTCGCCCCGGCGCGCAGCAAGACGCTGATCGCCGCGCCGACCACCGCCGGCACCGGCAGCGAAGTCACGCCCTGGGCGACCATCTGGGACGCCCAGCGGCAGAAGAAGTATTCCCTGCACCTGGACTGCACCTGGCCCAAGGTCGCGCTGATCGACCCGGACCTGATGCTCAGCGTGCCCGCCGGGGTGACGGTTTCCACCGGGCTGGACGCGCTGTCCCACGCGCTGGAATCGATCTGGAACCACAACGCCAACCCGATCTCCGACACCTTCGCCATCTCCGCCATCGAGGACATCCTCGACTGCCTGCCGCGCCTGCAACAGGACCTCTCCAACCGCGAACTGCGCTCGCGCATGGCCCTGGCCGCGCTGAAGGCCGGCATGGCCTTCTCCAACACCAAGACCGCGCTGGCCCACTCCATCTCCTATGAGATGACCCTGCGCCACGGCCTGCCCCACGGCATCGCCTGCTCCTTCACCCTGCCACTGGTGCTGGGCCTGGCCTGGGGCCGCGACGCCGACCGCGACCGCACCCTGCAGCGGGTGTTCGGCCACGACCTTGCCGGCGCGCAGAAGCGCCTGCGTGAATTCCTCCATCGCCTCGGGGTCAAGACCGAGTTCGGCGACTACGGCGTGACTGCCGCCGAAGCCGAAGCGATGATCAACTTCGCCATGCAGGGTGCCCGAGGACGCAACTTCATCGGCTCGCAAGCCGCCTGACGCCGCCCCTCATTGGGCGGCCCCGGCGGCCGCCTTTTCCTGTTGCACCAAAAAAGAGTGCCGACACGCCGAGCTTTTAGCCGGCGCGAGCGAACAAGAAGGAAAACCACCATGAACCGTGCACAAACCCTGTCTGGCCCCATCCCCGCCGTCACACCATTCCGCCTTGCTCAGTGGCGCATGCTGCTGGCCGCGATGTTCTGCTACCTGTTCTTCTACACCGGGCGCCAGACCTTCGGCTTTGCCATCCCCGGCATCCAGGCCGAGTTCGGCCTGAGCAAGGAGACCCTCGGCTGGGCCTCCAGCGCCATGCTGTGGATGTATGCCATCGGCCAGGCCATCAACGGCAACCTCGCCGACAAATTCGGCGGGCGACGCATCATGAGCCTGGGCGCGGCGCTATCCTGCGCAGCCAATTGGGTCACCAGCTTCGCCGGCGGCTTCGGCAGCCTGATCCTGCCGTGGGGCATCAACGGCTATTTCCAGGCCCTGGGCTGGGCGCCGGGCAGCCGCCTGCTGTCGAACTGGTGGAGCGCCGCCGAGCGCGGGAAGGTCTACGGCTTCTATGTGTTCGCCGCCGGTTGCGCCTCGGTGCTGTCCTACGTCACCTCGGTAGTGGTGATCGACGTGCTGCACCTGGAGTGGCGCTGGATCTTCCGCCTGCCGGTGCTGCTGATGCTCGCTGGTGGCATCGTGTTCTTCCTGGTGGCCCGCGAGCGCCCGCAGGACATGGGCTTCGAACCGCTGGCCGACACCGGCGTGGCGAACGCCGAGGACCGCGCCAGCGAAGCCGCCCACGGCGAGGAAGAAACATCGACGCAACGCTACCTCGCCGTGCTGAAGAACCCGCGCCTGCTGGTGGCGGCGCTGTCGCTGGGCTTCCAGAACGCCGCGCGCTACGGGCTGATCGTCTGGGTGCCGGTGCACTTCCTCGGCGCCGACTGGCAGAAGGGCCAGAGCTTCATCGACCCGAAGTGGATCACCATCGCCCTGCCCGTCGGCATGGCCGTGGGTGCGCTGAGCAACGGCTGGGTGTCCGACCGCCTGTTCGGCAGCAAGCGCTACCGCGCGATCATGCTCTACATGGTGCTGGGCGCCCTCACCAGCCTGTGGATGTGGAGCCTGCCGGCGCACAGCGGGGTCGGTCTGCTCGCGCTGTTCTTCTGCGGCTTCTTCGTCTACGGCCCGGCGTCGAGCTTCTGGGCGCTCTGCCCGGACCTGGTCGGCGCGCGCCGCGCCGGCACCGCCACCGGGATCATGAACTTCTCCTCCTACCTCTTCGCGGGCCTGGCCGAACCCCTGATCGGTCGTATGCTGGACACGACCGGCAATACTTCACTGATCTTCATCGTGGTCACCACGGCCTGCGTGTGCAGCGCGGTGGTCGCCCTGTTCGTCCGGCGCTGAGGGCACGGCCATGTGGCAAGCCCCGGAGCCAGACGCCTCCTATAAAAAGAGAAGCCATGTACCAGTACCACAAGTGGTTGCGCTCCTTTCATGCCGTGGCCCGCACCGGCAGCTTCACCCAGGCGGCGGCGCTGCTGAGCGTCGGCCAGCCGACCATCAGCGAGCAGGTCAGCGGCCTGGAGAAGCGCTTCTCAGTCGAGCTGTTCCATCGTCGCGGCCGCTTCATCGAGCTGAGCCCGGCCGGGCAGCAGCTCTACGCGATCACCCAGGGCCTGTTCGGCCAGGAGGACGAAGCCTTGCAACTGCTGCAGAGCTTCCAACAGCGCAAACAGGGCATGCTGCGCCTCGGCGCGGTGTCGCCGCCGATCGCCA
This Pseudomonas sp. ATCC 13867 DNA region includes the following protein-coding sequences:
- a CDS encoding MFS transporter → MSSASAPALQRADRDSRNSAQVLSLCLPSDVLLYLLLPMYAADFGVTLVEAGILLAANRLVRIVGYGWVVRFYGRHGDRAACSLAAFAAAACALGNATLSGFAVLLVLRLVWGLCFATFNLSTQTLATAEAQGAARRAGRSRATLSIGPMLFLPLGALMAQALGPRSIFFVLCVSALCGLWRARALPDRGHDIPANSGRRLRLPDSIATWSFIEGVTLDGLFVFGLSLYAQTHLGGTGVLVAGVLMAVRYLSEMLFSPFGGRLADRFGALRMLVVLSLATSLALLMFGSYWLFVGAFFVLVLRALQLPLVVTLVAQRNPQARIQALAGNAVWRDIGAGLGPILAGVLLPQVPALWAYAGAALVLALSALGCAWRR
- the phnD gene encoding phosphonate ABC transporter substrate-binding protein — translated: MTSLTRLFRFAVLPLAFASALASTAQAQDALTVGLIPSEDSQAMIKSSQLVLDQLQERLGMPVKPFVATDYNGVIEALRAGKLDVAYLGPFSYVLAHQVAGADAFAVAVTRKTGTSAYHSLIIARQDSGIRSLDDLKGHTFAFVDPSSASGHLFPKAGLEQSGHDPKALFSRVIFSGSHDASILAVANRKVDAAAVADRILAGAISSGQVKQDDIQVVWKSDDIPESPMVWRKNLDPELQQKLVAAFASIKDVPWGDQGQLNGFQPTNDAAYNVVRDTAKVLDLDLRSLK
- a CDS encoding helix-turn-helix domain-containing protein, producing the protein MQTTEQAWQGELWLGADFCLVAGTTGHARAHAHYAHQLLMAREGEVTALIDEQPQRAALLVIASNQRHAILDRDQSAVTLFAEPLAFELADLERLCRLIGPDLQGLASALRELPRRQLDPRLEKALQRIRALGDGALPAQALAEEASLSLSQLERLFSGTLGLSVRRLVLWQRLRQALWLAMTGDSLTSAAIAAGFADSAHFSRSVRSQFGIRADLTLRQLKLRLLD
- a CDS encoding NAD-dependent epimerase/dehydratase family protein, producing the protein MVEQLHKNFSVKVLDLRPPRQNVDFAQANVLDLDTLRKEFAGADAVIHLAAIDFDHQAKPEDYIHVNVQGTWNVLQAANELGIQRVVLCSSISACGLSEAHPSFIPEYLPVDEEHPHSPIQAYSVSKQLMENMAASFVRRGDIQVVCLRPMMVLIPENIAPTVTRADDQASRWLFYYITPEDCARAFEAALRATHIDSGNFFVTAQDSCRAEPTLQWVERVFGKLPEIRDRERYECDPYASIFSGDKARQAFDFVPRSNWREIIGS
- a CDS encoding sterol desaturase family protein; its protein translation is MRHLYAPAFFFGFIGLALYLVGADVSLICLPALLPLAVLLAFLAERLWPYRAGWNENHGDGARDLLHALVNETLNALGIATIPLVALWLPHFELWPTDWPLGLQLLVALLIADLGVTLVHYASHRSPLLWRLHAVHHGVTRMYGFNGLMKHPLHQMLEALGGTLPLLLLGIPLEVAALLAFAIAIQLLLQHSNVDMRIGALRHLFAWAPLHRLHHLKYGTAGDVNFALFFSFWDRLLGTALHLPDYALAEDDLGIGDRPDYPVAYFDQLAEPFRRVEVAYPPAPLPVALRRAGIGTR
- a CDS encoding GNAT family N-acetyltransferase, whose product is MECPGPPTLHTARLLLTPIRLADAEAIQRLFPHWEVVRYLDRRVPWPYPTDGALVYVRDVVLPAMTRGEEWHWMIRLAGEPEDAIGSISLFDQPGGHRGFWLAPAWQGRGYMSEACEAINRFWFQTLGRPLMQVPKAAPNEGSRRISEREGMRLVGRDQGHFVSGVLPRETWELTREEWLARHADD
- a CDS encoding LysR substrate-binding domain-containing protein, with amino-acid sequence MSTARLRTFLAVARHASFSAGARAIGLSQPTATTQIQGLEREFNVELFHRRGRRIELTAVGRALLPIAQQMSMLESEATNLLRDSGQLNRGQLKVGAVGPFHVIEMVDLYRRDYPQIDVSIRIGNSALVLADLENYVTDVGVLAGLHDDPAFVAQLYARHPVILFAHIDHPFARNEEVPLQALQGQPLLRREQGSTTRVALERTLDKADVTPRIAMEIGSREALREAAIRGIGIGVVSEAEYIADPRLKAIRISGDPVCTETYLYYLAERRSSQVIASFLRSLAQ
- a CDS encoding MFS transporter, whose amino-acid sequence is MTVITGSDTATLVNRSSNVSHGSSIIDDSPMTFFHWRLLLQSAGGPFLDGWLLSIIGVALIGMTPALGLSGTDLSLAGAAALIGIFFGGLIFGRMTDVIGRQLMYTIDLIVLVVGSVLCAFVDSVWQIILLRFLIGVAIGADYPIATSLLAEWLPTKRRAAMLGSLVVAWFLGATVATFLGFAMVEFLGEDSWRWMLASSGVPGLIILLMRIGTPESPRWLISKGRIEEAEAVVRKIYGQDADLSSIREAESIRPQRLGYSALLQGEYLKRTFFCGMFYLCAVTPVFAIYTFGPVMLSAFGLNEGNLSNIGYALISLLFLLGCLPALRLSETVGRRPLLLWSFALMILPFLALGIAPNAPVALIIFWFCLYAVASGGPNILEWSYPNELFPTDIRATAMGVITAVSRIGAALGTFLLPLSLEHYGDGATMLIMAGMTAVGFIISFMLAPETKGRSLSEASGI
- the phnC gene encoding phosphonate ABC transporter ATP-binding protein, producing MIRVAQLTKGYGDNPVLRGIDLRIEAGEFVVILGQSGAGKSTLLRCMNRLAQADGGELQVAGVDAMQARDTRELRRRVAMIFQHHNVVPRLSVLKNVLTGRLGCVGTLASVLQLFSRDDVALARECLRRVELEHKAEARTDSLSGGQMQRVGIARALAQRPQVILADEPVASLDPKTAHLVMHYLREATRKLGITVVCNLHQVDLAREFGDRIVGLANGRLVFDGSREQLDDAALQRIYQQRPCSEATVYQAAARAVYASETGAGA